In Oncorhynchus gorbuscha isolate QuinsamMale2020 ecotype Even-year linkage group LG03, OgorEven_v1.0, whole genome shotgun sequence, the DNA window CTTTTCCCCCGACTTTATGGGGCCAGGGCAGGGCAGAatgaaggagagagtggaggaggtggaggggaagtGAGTCCAGGGAAAGGGAAGAGGTGAGGCTAGAATGcaagacaggagagatggaagggaaaATACAAGAGGCTCATGGGTAAAGATTCTGAAAAGTGACATAGAAATACATCTATGACGTGTGAACACTATGTGACAGATATCTCTATATCACTTGGAATCAGTAACTCATTTGACAATGTATAAGGTCTCTCTTCCTCAGTGTCAGTCTACCTCCACACAGAAAACAACCATGAGAGTCCTCCTACTGCTCTCCATGCCAGGTGAGTCTAGCACACTGCACACTACATAATATACACAACATACAcaactctactgtagtgtacacACAACAATAGACCAACCTAATACTCATTCTACACAATACTGTTTTTCACATTGTGCTAAGCACCACCACAAAACACTTGTCCAGCTCCTTTGCCTAAACATTTAGCTAACTTTGCCTCAACAGTCCTTCTGCTAGCCCAGCCCCCACTCTACCAAGAACCATTTCCTTTCCTGGGTGAGTTCATCCATGTCATTACTACACTATCTGTCCATGTGTACAAACACACAGTGACTCAGTACTGTCTCACCACATTTGGTCTTTTTCACGTCTTTTGTCTACCTGCCCTGAAGGTAAACCATGACAAATGTTCAATTTGACCAGGCAGGTGGAAACATGTCATGTCCTGTGTGTGGCATGGAGAGCAGTAGGAAGACTCATGTTTGCTCTCcattttaaattacattttaaatgtaacctttatttaattaggcaagtcagtttaagaacaaattcttatttacattgacggcccaCACCGGcccaacccggacgacgctgggccatgggtcctgtgtggaggtagactgacagtgaggaggagagagaaaacctTATACATTTCcatttggctcattcatccccctcctctcctctgtaactattacccaggttgttgctgtaaaggagaatgtgttctcagtcaacttacctagtAAAAATGAGGATAAAATaagtaaaatacaaataaatacactgtatatacaaaagtatttgGAAACCCATTCAAATTAGTGGGTTCAGTGACACCTGTTGCTAACAGGTGTCCACATTTGAgcatacagccatgcaatctccatagacaaacattggcagtagaatggccttactgaagagctcagtgaccttCAACGTTGCAGCGTCATTGGATGCCACCttaccaacaagtcagtttgtaaaatttctgcccgctagagctgccctggtgaactgtaagtgctgttattgtgtagtggaaacttctaggagcaacaatggctcagtcccaaagtggtaggccacacaagatcACAGAACGGGGCCGacgactgatgaagtgtgtagcTCATAAAAAttatctgtccttggttgcaacactcactaccgagttacaaactgcctctggaagcaacgccagcaacactcactaccgagttacaaagtgcctctggaagcaacgccagcaacactcactaccgagttacaaactgcctctggCAGCAACGCCAGCACAAGAACagttcatcaggagcttcatgaaatgggttttcatggccaagcagccgcacacaagcctaagatcactatgcgCAATGCTAAGCATCGacaggagtggtgtaaagctcgccgccattggactctgaagcagtggaatcgcgttctctggagtgatgaatcacgcttcaccatctggcattcCGACGGATAAATCTGGGTTTTGTGGATGCCagtagaacgctacctgccccaatgcatagtgccaactgtaaaatttggtggagaaggaataatggttcaggctaggccccttagttccattgaagggaaatcttaacgctacagcatatattgacattgtagacgattctgtgctcccaactttgtgtcaacagtttggggaaggctctttcatGTCTCAGCATgtcaatgcccccgtgcacaaagcgaggtccatacagaaatggtttgtcgagatcggtatggaagaacttgactggcctgcacagagctctgacctcaaccacattgaaagcctttgggatgaattggaacgccgactgcgagccagcatcagtgcccgacctcgctAATGCTCTTGTAGCTAAATGGAggccccacagcaatgttccaacatctagtggaaagccttcccagaagagtggaggctgttattgcatcCAAGGGTGGAaactatattaatgcccatgattttggaatgagatgttcgacaagcaggccATGTAGTGTAAATGTAGGGTAAATAATGTCACTAGTCTTTTGTAAATACCACTTACTATTTCATCATTTGCTAACATCTTGAATATGAAGGAATGCATAAAGACAATCTCCTATACATTTCCTCTCAATTTTGAAAGCAGGTGGTCAAAATTCCCACTGTATTTGAGTAGATCTCTGTTAGTCATCTGTCATGAAGGTTTGCttgcttgtctctgtctgtccgtccgtccgtccgtccgtctgtttGTTGTAAGTTTTTGATGTTACCAGTCACTGTAACAAAAGCATGTCTCATACTGTACCGTTGTTCGTTTTGCTTCACAGAGGACTATGACCCTGATTATTTTCCTGGTAAGATACTTGTATGAGCTTATTACCTATATTACTCTGGTAGTATCATCAGTTGAGATAAAAACGTAGTTTTGATAAACTAATGTAGAAAGTTTATCTGCCCTTTGATGATGTACTGaaaactctctctccctgtcagagAATCCTGACACGGATGTCCAGCAGCAGGTCTTGTTACAAGGTCCTCGACCATTCCCTGAGCCAGAACGTCCTGGTCCATCTGGTACGTACCCACCTCTTATTATCTACTCTTCAACATGTATTATCTACAGTTCAACATCTACACCCACTGTCATGTTCTGTTGTCACATTAACAGAAGTATTCCATTTCAATGGGAGTTGAGTTTCTGTTTTGTtttccagagacagagacagagcctacAGAACCTGGCCCCCTAGGTAAGAAacatagggaaagagagaggggaagggagggccCGTGTGTAAAGTGATTAATGAATGATTGGCTTTGTGTTGAAGTATTATTGCGATATCTATAGGGTTGTATGTATTTTCTTGCATGGCTCACTTGTTTTGTGTTGTGTAGATTGCCGAGAAGAGCAGTACCCCTGCACCAGACTCTACTCTATTCACAAGCCATGCAAACAGTGTCTGAATAGCCTCTGTTTCTACAGGTATGCTACTGCACCTTAGTTTTTATCATGAGGGTATTGACAGTTGATTTATATAGTGTTTAATATCACACTGTAACCCCGttactctctcctcagcctgcGAAGGGTGTATGTGATCAACAAGGAGGTGTGTGTCAGGACCGTGTGTGCGCATGAAGAGCTGCTAAGAGGTGG includes these proteins:
- the LOC124031330 gene encoding microfibrillar-associated protein 2-like; the encoded protein is MRVLLLLSMPVLLLAQPPLYQEPFPFLEDYDPDYFPENPDTDVQQQVLLQGPRPFPEPERPGPSETETEPTEPGPLDCREEQYPCTRLYSIHKPCKQCLNSLCFYSLRRVYVINKEVCVRTVCAHEELLRADMCRDQFSRCGVAAVSGQCGSLGSSCGKSCGGC